The proteins below are encoded in one region of Zootoca vivipara chromosome 10, rZooViv1.1, whole genome shotgun sequence:
- the LOC118090815 gene encoding histone H1.01-like, translated as MSETAPAVAVSAAAPVVASKAPAKKAKKASGAAKARKASGPSVTELITKAVAASKERKGVSLAALKKSLAAGGYDVEKNNSRIKLGLKSLVNKGTLVHTKGIGASGSFKIGKKAGEGKEKAPKKKAAAVKAKKPAAKKAAAGGVKKPKKAAAAKKSPKKPKKPAAKKATKSPKKAAKPVKPKRVAKSPAKAKAVKPKTAKPKAAKPKAAKAKKAAPKKK; from the coding sequence ATGTCCGAAACGGCACCCGCAGTTGCCGTCAGCGCTGCTGCTCCTGTCGTGGCCTCCAAGGCTCCGGCCAAGAAGGCGAAGAAGGCTAGCGGCGCCGCCAAAGCGCGCAAGGCTTCGGGCCCCAGCGTCACCGAGCTCATCACCAAGGCGGTGGCGGCGTCTAAGGAGCGCAAAGGGGTGTCTCTGGCGGCGCTGAAGAAGTCCTTGGCGGCCGGAGGCTACGACGTGGAGAAGAACAACAGCCGCATCAAGCTGGGCTTGAAGAGCCTGGTCAACAAAGGCACCCTGGTGCATACCAAGGGCATCGGCGCCTCGGGATCCTTCAAGATCGGCAAGAAGGCCGGCGAGGGCAAGGAGAAGGCGCCCAAGAAGAAGGCGGCAGCCGTCAAAGCCAAGAAGCCCGCCGCCAAGAAAGCCGCAGCTGGCGGCGTCAAGAAGCCCAAGAAAGCCGCGGCGGCCAAGAAGAGCCCCAAGAAGCCAAAGAAGCCCGCGGCCAAGAAGGCGACCAAGAGCCCCAAGAAAGCGGCCAAGCCTGTCAAGCCCAAGAGGGTCGCCAAGAGCCCGGCCAAAGCCAAGGCAGTGAAGCCCAAGACTGCCAAGCCCAAGGCAGCCAAGCCGAAAGCGGCCAAGGCTAAGAAGGCGGCGCCCAAGAAGAAGTAG